A portion of the Streptomyces sp. NBC_01335 genome contains these proteins:
- a CDS encoding electron transfer flavoprotein subunit beta/FixA family protein, protein MTLRIVVPVKYVPDATGDRGFADDLTVDREDVDGLLSELDEYAVEQALQIADAADDAEVTVVTVGPEDAKDALRKALSMGADKAVHVEDDALHGSDVMGTSLVLAKAIEKSGYDLVVCGMASTDGTMGVLPAVLAERLGVPQVTLLSEVSVSEGTVTGRRDGDTASEQLEASLPAVVSVTDQSGEARYPSFKGIMAAKKKPVEALDLDDLEIGADEVGLAGAWTVVDAAVERPARTAGTIVKDEGEGGRKLAEFLVGQKFI, encoded by the coding sequence GTGACCTTGAGGATCGTTGTCCCTGTGAAGTACGTGCCCGACGCGACCGGTGACCGGGGGTTCGCCGATGATCTGACGGTGGACCGTGAGGACGTGGACGGTCTGCTGTCGGAGCTGGACGAGTACGCGGTCGAGCAGGCGTTGCAGATCGCGGACGCGGCGGACGACGCGGAGGTCACCGTGGTGACGGTGGGTCCGGAGGACGCGAAGGACGCGTTGCGCAAGGCGTTGTCGATGGGTGCGGACAAGGCGGTGCACGTCGAGGACGACGCGTTGCACGGCAGTGACGTGATGGGGACGTCGTTGGTGCTGGCGAAGGCGATCGAGAAGTCGGGTTACGACCTGGTGGTCTGCGGGATGGCGTCGACGGACGGCACGATGGGGGTGCTGCCGGCGGTGCTGGCGGAGCGTCTGGGTGTGCCGCAGGTGACGTTGCTGTCGGAGGTGTCGGTGTCGGAGGGCACGGTGACGGGGCGGCGTGACGGTGACACGGCGTCGGAGCAGCTGGAGGCGTCGTTGCCGGCGGTGGTGTCGGTGACCGACCAGTCGGGTGAGGCGCGTTACCCGTCGTTCAAGGGGATCATGGCGGCGAAGAAGAAGCCGGTCGAGGCGCTGGATCTGGACGATCTGGAGATCGGTGCGGACGAGGTCGGTCTGGCGGGTGCGTGGACGGTCGTCGACGCGGCGGTGGAGCGTCCGGCGCGCACGGCGGGCACGATCGTGAAGGACGAGGGTGAGGGCGGGCGGAAGCTGGCCGAGTTCCTCGTGGGCCAGAAGTTCATCTGA
- a CDS encoding GNAT family N-acetyltransferase produces the protein MDTDVQSFAVVNLQRRPVVVETGGFVAGFDPATSSPYINYATPLPGARPTPDDVRALVGAFRGRGLLPRLEFAPDAAPAVEPALRAAGFTVEEVHPYLVCTPATLIPRSSTVHTRGPNGGPALRVETPVSEEEFAAVDAALSESFDGAFAPTAHGTARLRRTQESGGGVRFVRAPDGSCAGGASCSAPAVGTAELAGVGTRPAFRGRGIAGAVTAALTGAMFDRGAESVWLEFSGEGSRRVYERLGYRSQGTRLYMRLEA, from the coding sequence ATGGACACCGACGTCCAGAGTTTCGCCGTCGTCAATCTCCAGCGCCGTCCCGTCGTCGTGGAGACCGGCGGATTCGTCGCGGGATTCGACCCCGCCACGTCCAGCCCGTACATCAACTACGCCACCCCGCTGCCCGGCGCCCGGCCGACCCCGGACGACGTGCGGGCCCTCGTCGGCGCCTTCCGCGGGCGCGGTCTGCTGCCCCGCCTGGAGTTCGCACCGGACGCCGCCCCCGCCGTCGAGCCGGCGCTGCGGGCCGCCGGGTTCACCGTCGAGGAGGTGCACCCGTACCTGGTCTGCACCCCCGCCACGCTGATCCCGCGCTCCAGCACGGTCCACACGAGAGGCCCCAACGGCGGCCCGGCCCTCCGCGTGGAGACGCCCGTCTCCGAGGAGGAGTTCGCGGCGGTCGACGCCGCGCTCTCGGAGTCCTTCGACGGGGCCTTCGCTCCCACCGCGCACGGCACCGCCCGGCTCCGGCGCACGCAGGAGAGCGGCGGAGGCGTCCGTTTCGTCCGGGCACCGGACGGCAGCTGCGCGGGCGGCGCCTCCTGCTCCGCCCCGGCGGTGGGGACCGCCGAGCTCGCCGGAGTCGGCACCCGCCCCGCCTTCCGGGGCCGGGGCATCGCCGGCGCGGTCACGGCCGCGCTGACCGGGGCGATGTTCGACCGGGGCGCCGAGTCGGTCTGGCTGGAGTTCTCCGGTGAGGGCTCACGCCGCGTGTACGAGCGCCTCGGCTACCGGTCGCAGGGCACCCGCCTGTACATGAGGCTCGAAGCCTGA
- a CDS encoding type 1 glutamine amidotransferase domain-containing protein, with protein sequence MAKILFVVTGADHWTLADGSKHPTGFWAEEAAAPYEAFKAAGHEVVVATPGGVEPTVDRASLAPEVNGGQENADRIAATLAGMDELRTPVALDDVRLDEYDAVFYPGGHGPMEDLAVDPVSGDLLNRALDSGKPLGVVCHAPAALLAAKRPDGSPTFAGYRLTGFTNAEETQAGFAEKARWLLQDRLVELGADFRESDPWAPYVITDRNLITGQNPASSAPLAAEMVKRLG encoded by the coding sequence ATGGCGAAGATCCTGTTTGTGGTGACGGGCGCGGACCACTGGACCCTGGCGGACGGCAGCAAGCACCCCACCGGCTTCTGGGCCGAGGAGGCCGCAGCCCCGTACGAGGCGTTCAAGGCCGCGGGTCACGAGGTCGTGGTCGCCACCCCGGGCGGCGTCGAACCGACCGTGGACCGGGCGAGCCTCGCCCCGGAGGTCAACGGCGGGCAGGAGAACGCGGACCGGATCGCCGCGACGCTGGCCGGCATGGACGAGTTGCGTACGCCGGTGGCCCTGGACGACGTCCGGCTGGACGAGTACGACGCGGTGTTCTACCCCGGCGGCCACGGGCCCATGGAGGACCTCGCCGTCGACCCCGTGTCCGGCGACCTCCTGAACCGCGCGCTGGACTCGGGCAAGCCGCTCGGCGTGGTGTGCCACGCCCCGGCCGCTCTGCTCGCCGCGAAGCGCCCGGACGGCTCCCCCACGTTCGCCGGGTACCGGCTGACCGGGTTCACCAACGCGGAGGAGACCCAGGCGGGCTTCGCGGAGAAGGCGCGCTGGCTGCTCCAGGACCGGCTGGTGGAACTGGGCGCGGACTTCCGGGAGAGCGACCCGTGGGCGCCGTACGTGATCACCGACCGGAACCTGATCACGGGTCAGAACCCGGCCTCCTCGGCACCGTTGGCCGCCGAGATGGTCAAGAGGCTCGGCTGA
- a CDS encoding Zn-ribbon domain-containing OB-fold protein — MFQSASGTAHKVVEETGLPYQRCRWCGTASFRRLLCPVCASSDFTPERSSGDGVVVRTAVVHRYTEDARNESLVRFPEGFVFRCQVVGAAPHLVEVGARVRPLPAEGPAAGDVILELCQPPAHRDWY, encoded by the coding sequence ATGTTCCAGTCAGCAAGTGGCACCGCGCACAAGGTGGTCGAGGAGACGGGGCTGCCCTATCAGCGTTGTCGCTGGTGCGGGACGGCCTCCTTCCGCCGACTGCTCTGCCCGGTCTGCGCGTCGAGCGACTTCACCCCGGAGCGCAGCTCCGGTGACGGTGTCGTCGTACGGACCGCAGTCGTCCACCGTTACACCGAAGACGCCCGCAACGAGTCCCTGGTCCGCTTCCCGGAAGGGTTCGTCTTCCGCTGCCAAGTCGTCGGGGCCGCTCCGCACTTGGTGGAGGTCGGCGCCCGGGTGCGCCCGCTTCCCGCCGAGGGGCCGGCGGCGGGCGACGTGATCCTGGAGCTCTGCCAGCCACCCGCCCACCGCGACTGGTACTGA
- a CDS encoding TetR family transcriptional regulator, with amino-acid sequence MTDARRPAKKAPMREALAEAAFELFMEKGFERTTVDDIVARAGVGRRSFFRYFPSKDDVVFPDHESCLAETTAFLAAAEAAEIEDGRDAADPIGTVCGAARIVLNMYAAKPEFSVRRYRLTREVPGLRAYELSVVRRYEQIFAGYLRHAYRSLPDGVLRAEVAAASVAAAHNNGLRLWLRSGGEGDAWAAVDNALDMVRELWSTPAGPPARAVPPGVFEVGGAEGAEGAEGSERDVIVMVAQRGTSMWRVVQQIEAAVGES; translated from the coding sequence ATGACCGATGCGCGCAGACCAGCGAAGAAGGCCCCCATGCGGGAGGCGCTCGCCGAGGCGGCGTTCGAGCTCTTCATGGAGAAGGGCTTCGAACGGACCACGGTGGACGACATCGTGGCGCGCGCCGGGGTCGGACGCCGCTCGTTCTTCCGCTACTTCCCGTCGAAGGACGACGTGGTCTTCCCGGACCACGAGAGCTGCCTCGCCGAGACGACGGCCTTCCTCGCCGCCGCGGAAGCCGCGGAGATCGAGGACGGCAGGGACGCCGCCGACCCGATCGGCACGGTCTGCGGCGCGGCGCGGATCGTGCTCAACATGTATGCGGCGAAGCCTGAATTCTCGGTCCGGCGCTACCGGTTGACCCGTGAGGTGCCGGGGCTGCGCGCCTACGAACTCTCCGTCGTGCGGCGGTACGAACAGATCTTCGCGGGCTATCTCCGGCACGCCTACCGCAGTCTGCCCGACGGGGTGCTGCGGGCCGAGGTGGCCGCCGCCTCGGTGGCGGCGGCGCACAACAACGGCCTCCGCCTCTGGCTGCGTTCGGGCGGCGAGGGAGACGCCTGGGCGGCCGTCGACAACGCCCTCGACATGGTGCGCGAGCTTTGGTCCACCCCGGCCGGACCGCCGGCGCGCGCCGTGCCGCCGGGTGTGTTCGAGGTGGGCGGCGCGGAGGGCGCGGAGGGCGCGGAGGGTTCCGAACGGGACGTGATCGTCATGGTCGCGCAGCGCGGGACCTCGATGTGGCGGGTCGTCCAGCAGATCGAGGCAGCCGTGGGGGAGAGCTGA
- a CDS encoding NAD-dependent epimerase/dehydratase family protein: MGNAHRTLAFAGSGVRSSVVRLPPATHGNGDNGFIPAAIAFAREKGAAAYVGDGANRWPSVHRDDAARLFRLALESAPAGSVLHAVGDEGVPIREVAEVFAAHLDVPAVSVTPEQAGEYVGMLGGFWGIDGPASAGITRDLLGWQPTRPGLIADLKDGHYFA; the protein is encoded by the coding sequence TTGGGCAACGCCCACCGCACGCTCGCCTTCGCCGGCTCCGGAGTCCGCTCCTCCGTCGTACGCCTCCCTCCGGCCACGCACGGCAACGGCGACAACGGCTTCATCCCGGCCGCGATCGCTTTCGCCCGCGAGAAGGGCGCCGCCGCCTACGTCGGGGACGGTGCCAACCGCTGGCCGTCCGTCCACCGTGACGACGCCGCACGACTGTTCCGCCTGGCGCTGGAGTCCGCACCGGCCGGGTCGGTGCTGCACGCGGTCGGCGACGAGGGCGTGCCGATCCGGGAGGTCGCCGAGGTCTTCGCCGCACACCTCGACGTGCCCGCCGTCTCCGTCACTCCGGAACAGGCCGGAGAGTACGTCGGGATGCTCGGCGGCTTCTGGGGAATCGACGGCCCCGCCTCGGCCGGGATCACCCGCGACCTCCTCGGATGGCAGCCGACCCGCCCCGGGCTGATCGCCGACCTGAAGGACGGTCACTACTTCGCCTGA
- a CDS encoding electron transfer flavoprotein subunit alpha/FixB family protein, translating to MAEVLVFVDHVDGAVRKPTLELLTLARRLGEPVAVALGAGAAGTAGVLGEHGAVRVLASEASEFGEYLVVPKVDALAAAVAVVSPVAVLVPSSAEGKEVAARLAVRIGSGIITDAVDVEAGESGPVATQSAFAASFSVKSRVSRGVPVITVKPNSAPVEPVAAAGAVEELAVEFSAAATGTKVLSRTPRASTGRPELTEAAIVVSGGRGVNGAENFAVIEALADSLGAAVGASRAAVDAGWYPHTNQVGQTGKSVSPQLYIASGISGAIQHRAGMQTSKTIVAVNKDAEAPIFELVDFGVVGDLFDVVPQLTEEINTRKN from the coding sequence ATGGCTGAGGTTCTGGTTTTTGTCGATCACGTGGACGGTGCGGTCCGTAAGCCCACGCTGGAACTGCTGACGTTGGCGCGGCGTCTGGGTGAGCCGGTCGCGGTGGCGTTGGGTGCGGGTGCGGCGGGCACGGCGGGTGTGCTCGGTGAGCACGGTGCGGTGCGGGTTTTGGCGTCGGAGGCGTCGGAGTTCGGGGAGTACCTGGTGGTGCCGAAGGTCGACGCGTTGGCGGCGGCGGTCGCGGTGGTGTCGCCGGTGGCGGTTTTGGTGCCGTCGTCGGCGGAGGGCAAGGAGGTCGCGGCGCGTCTGGCGGTGCGGATCGGTTCGGGGATCATCACGGACGCGGTGGACGTGGAGGCGGGTGAGTCGGGTCCGGTGGCGACGCAGTCGGCGTTCGCGGCGTCGTTCTCGGTGAAGTCGCGGGTGTCGCGGGGGGTGCCGGTGATCACGGTGAAGCCGAACTCGGCGCCGGTGGAGCCGGTTGCCGCGGCGGGTGCGGTGGAGGAGCTGGCGGTGGAGTTCTCGGCCGCGGCGACGGGGACGAAGGTGCTGTCGCGGACGCCGCGTGCGTCGACGGGGCGTCCGGAGCTGACGGAGGCCGCGATCGTGGTCTCGGGTGGGCGGGGTGTCAACGGTGCGGAGAACTTCGCGGTGATCGAGGCGCTCGCGGACTCGCTGGGTGCGGCGGTCGGCGCGTCGCGGGCGGCGGTCGACGCGGGCTGGTACCCGCACACCAACCAGGTCGGCCAGACCGGTAAGTCGGTCTCCCCGCAGCTGTACATCGCGTCGGGGATCTCGGGTGCGATCCAGCACCGGGCGGGTATGCAGACCTCGAAGACGATCGTCGCGGTCAACAAGGACGCCGAGGCCCCGATCTTCGAACTCGTCGACTTCGGTGTCGTCGGCGACCTCTTCGACGTCGTGCCCCAGCTCACCGAAGAGATCAACACCCGCAAGAACTGA